Proteins from one Candidatus Margulisiibacteriota bacterium genomic window:
- a CDS encoding SDR family oxidoreductase, giving the protein MHKNKLNFKGKKAIVTGGTRGIGKGIADLLSDLGGEVVATGTAQLDLANDKSIVAFIENMPDDADILINNAGINLIEPINEMNIGNFERIVKVNLTGCALLIKEVSSRMIKNNIKGKILNLSSIFGIVSKEKRASYSASKTGLIGLTRAAALDLAPHGILVNALCPGFTKTDLTASILSKNDIDLLCKEVPTGRFAEVEEIAKAAAFLCSDLNTYMTGQVLVVDGGFTIQ; this is encoded by the coding sequence ATGCACAAAAATAAATTGAATTTTAAAGGGAAAAAGGCGATCGTAACCGGTGGGACCAGGGGGATCGGAAAAGGGATTGCCGACTTATTGTCCGATTTGGGCGGAGAAGTGGTGGCTACAGGCACGGCTCAATTAGACCTGGCGAATGACAAGAGCATTGTTGCTTTTATAGAAAATATGCCGGATGATGCTGATATCCTGATAAACAATGCGGGGATCAACCTGATCGAGCCGATCAATGAAATGAATATCGGCAATTTTGAAAGGATTGTTAAAGTTAATCTTACCGGCTGCGCGTTATTGATAAAAGAAGTCTCAAGCCGGATGATCAAGAATAATATAAAAGGAAAAATATTAAATCTAAGCTCGATTTTCGGAATCGTTTCCAAGGAAAAACGCGCTTCTTATTCGGCGAGCAAGACCGGTCTGATCGGGCTGACCAGGGCGGCGGCGCTTGATTTAGCTCCACACGGCATACTGGTTAACGCGCTGTGCCCTGGTTTTACCAAAACCGACCTAACCGCATCGATCCTGTCAAAAAACGATATCGATTTGTTATGCAAAGAGGTGCCGACGGGAAGGTTCGCGGAAGTGGAGGAGATTGCGAAAGCGGCGGCTTTCTTATGTTCTGATCTCAATACTTACATGACCGGCCAGGTGCTGGTTGTGGACGGGGGGTTTACCATCCAATGA
- a CDS encoding PIG-L family deacetylase, with amino-acid sequence MHEKILIVAAHPDDEVFGCGGTIAKLVKEDRAEVYLLVLGDGVTSRSYYPGISNVKERKLSSAKIVRRQKEMRRAAGILGIKPDRIKYCGYPDQRFDAVSILALIKEIEQVKNDFAPEKVFTHHWGDLNRDHRIAYEATITAFRPKFGDKKKAEILCYEIPGNMDILQPLSTNRFRPDVLVDITGTIGKKIEAVKAYESEWNDAGPLSVEGLISNAKKRAGKGKNKMVESFVRQNISAGQRSNGGVYEQ; translated from the coding sequence ATGCATGAAAAAATACTGATTGTTGCTGCGCACCCCGATGACGAAGTGTTTGGTTGCGGCGGGACGATCGCCAAACTGGTGAAGGAAGATCGGGCCGAGGTTTATTTGCTCGTCTTGGGAGACGGTGTTACCTCCAGATCGTATTACCCTGGGATTTCAAATGTAAAAGAACGTAAGCTCTCCTCCGCCAAAATAGTGCGTCGGCAGAAAGAAATGAGGCGCGCGGCCGGAATATTGGGGATCAAACCCGATCGGATAAAGTATTGCGGGTATCCAGACCAGCGGTTTGACGCTGTCTCGATTTTAGCTCTCATCAAGGAGATTGAGCAGGTAAAGAATGATTTTGCGCCGGAAAAAGTCTTTACCCACCATTGGGGAGATTTGAACCGGGACCACCGGATTGCCTATGAAGCGACTATTACCGCCTTCAGGCCGAAGTTTGGCGACAAGAAGAAGGCGGAAATATTATGTTATGAAATCCCGGGGAATATGGATATTCTCCAGCCTTTATCGACTAACCGGTTTAGGCCCGATGTGTTGGTCGATATTACCGGTACGATCGGAAAAAAGATTGAGGCCGTGAAAGCCTATGAGAGCGAATGGAATGATGCGGGCCCATTATCGGTAGAAGGCCTGATTAGTAATGCAAAAAAAAGAGCCGGAAAAGGAAAAAATAAAATGGTCGAATCGTTTGTCAGGCAGAATATTAGTGCGGGACAACGATCGAATGGAGGAGTTTATGAACAATAA
- a CDS encoding alpha-ketoacid dehydrogenase subunit beta: MARIISYREAIREAIAEEMSANEKVIFLGEDIGAYGGAFGVSKGLLDQFGDARVIETPISENSFVGIAVGAAMTGFYPIVEIMFMDFITLAMDQIVNHAAKIHYMYGGQINVPLTVRVPSGAGKGYGASHSQSLESWFVNAPGLKVIAPSNPYSAKGLLKSAINDPNPVIFVENKMLYDLKQEVPEEPYYLEIGKAEKVLAGTDISLISYGRALHLSLEAAKIAKESGISVELIDLATLKPLDVDTILSSVKKTGKAVIVEEGYKTSGIGAEIAAIIAEECLEYLNGKVVRIAAEDCPIPSSIALEKAVLPSVDKIVEAIRKACFSYE; encoded by the coding sequence ATGGCTAGGATTATTTCATATCGTGAGGCAATCCGGGAAGCAATTGCCGAAGAAATGAGCGCGAATGAAAAAGTTATCTTTCTGGGGGAAGATATTGGCGCCTATGGCGGGGCGTTTGGCGTCAGCAAAGGGTTGCTTGACCAGTTTGGTGACGCCCGGGTTATTGAGACTCCGATTTCCGAAAACAGTTTTGTCGGCATCGCGGTGGGCGCCGCGATGACTGGCTTTTACCCTATTGTAGAAATTATGTTTATGGATTTTATTACTCTGGCTATGGACCAAATTGTTAATCATGCCGCTAAGATCCATTATATGTATGGTGGGCAGATCAATGTCCCGCTGACCGTCCGAGTTCCGTCCGGGGCAGGAAAAGGCTATGGGGCGAGCCACTCGCAAAGCCTGGAAAGCTGGTTTGTCAATGCTCCAGGATTGAAAGTGATCGCGCCGTCAAACCCCTATAGCGCCAAAGGGTTGTTGAAGAGCGCGATTAACGATCCTAACCCGGTCATTTTTGTCGAAAATAAAATGCTTTATGACCTTAAACAGGAAGTTCCGGAAGAGCCGTACTATTTGGAGATCGGGAAGGCGGAAAAGGTCCTTGCGGGGACCGATATTTCGCTCATTTCATACGGCCGGGCTCTGCATCTTTCTTTGGAAGCGGCCAAAATAGCTAAAGAATCGGGGATTTCCGTCGAATTGATCGATCTCGCGACGTTAAAACCGTTGGATGTCGACACAATATTAAGCTCCGTAAAAAAGACTGGGAAAGCGGTCATAGTTGAGGAAGGGTATAAAACTTCGGGGATAGGAGCGGAAATTGCTGCTATCATAGCGGAAGAGTGCCTGGAGTATCTGAATGGGAAAGTGGTTAGAATCGCGGCGGAAGACTGCCCGATCCCTTCATCGATAGCGCTGGAGAAAGCGGTGCTACCGAGTGTCGATAAAATTGTGGAAGCAATAAGAAAGGCTTGTTTTAGTTATGAATAA
- a CDS encoding Gfo/Idh/MocA family oxidoreductase: MKFGLLGYGVMGKIRHEVIDCIPGHSVAKVYDPCGQIRLNGVEVVEDYREILDDDKIGGVFICVPNYLIAKYVIESLRRGKHVFCEKPPGISAAEVMEMIKEEKKHPKLKLMFGFNHRHHESIIRSKELIDSGKYGKLLWMRGRYGKSVPPNFQDNWRSKKNLSGGGIFLDQGIHMLDLFLMMCGDFQEVKAFVSNLYWKADIEDNVFALFKNHKGQVASLHSTMTQWRHLFSLEMFLQKGYLTVNGLITSSGSYGEEQLTIAENRTAPPAATWTEEEKFVYRINSSWEKEVKIFLDSIENDKEVPVANTQDALKLMKLVDAVYAQK; this comes from the coding sequence ATGAAATTTGGCTTGCTGGGTTACGGCGTGATGGGAAAGATCCGTCATGAGGTGATTGATTGTATCCCCGGTCATTCGGTCGCAAAGGTTTACGACCCTTGCGGTCAAATCCGGCTTAATGGGGTTGAGGTCGTGGAAGATTACCGGGAAATACTTGATGATGACAAGATTGGCGGTGTATTCATCTGTGTTCCCAATTATTTAATTGCCAAATACGTAATCGAATCGTTGCGTAGGGGCAAGCATGTTTTTTGTGAAAAGCCTCCGGGAATCAGCGCGGCGGAAGTAATGGAGATGATCAAAGAAGAGAAAAAACATCCGAAGTTGAAATTGATGTTCGGATTTAATCACCGGCATCATGAAAGTATCATACGATCCAAGGAATTGATTGATTCCGGAAAATATGGCAAGTTGCTTTGGATGAGGGGTCGCTACGGAAAAAGTGTTCCGCCCAATTTTCAGGATAACTGGAGATCAAAAAAGAATTTATCTGGCGGTGGCATCTTTCTTGACCAGGGGATCCATATGCTCGATCTATTCTTGATGATGTGCGGTGATTTTCAAGAAGTGAAAGCTTTTGTTTCTAATCTTTATTGGAAAGCGGATATCGAAGACAACGTTTTTGCGTTGTTCAAAAACCATAAGGGGCAGGTCGCTTCGCTTCACTCAACCATGACCCAGTGGCGACACCTGTTTTCTCTTGAAATGTTTTTGCAAAAAGGATATTTAACAGTCAATGGTCTTATAACCTCTTCCGGGTCTTATGGGGAAGAACAATTAACGATCGCGGAGAACCGGACCGCGCCGCCAGCCGCCACCTGGACCGAAGAAGAGAAGTTTGTCTATAGAATAAATTCTTCCTGGGAAAAGGAAGTAAAGATATTTTTGGATTCGATTGAGAACGACAAAGAAGTCCCGGTAGCGAATACGCAAGACGCGCTCAAACTGATGAAATTGGTGGATGCGGTTTATGCACAAAAATAA
- a CDS encoding SIS domain-containing protein — protein sequence MIESVAKGVCLNQIKGVIELDTRQYFEGFNESLKEYLEDKENIRDLLAAIEMIKSTKKRGKKIILVGNGGSSAIAEHMAIDLTKNAGLRAMAISGTPQLTTFANDYGYDKVYSKGIEAFADKGDVLIAISSGGTSKNILNAVAAARKIGCEVITFSAFEKNNPLRKKGNINIYLNSKAYGYVEIIHNLLIHYINDQIIGAAVYKFR from the coding sequence ATGATCGAAAGCGTAGCTAAAGGGGTTTGTTTAAATCAAATAAAAGGAGTGATCGAATTGGATACTAGACAATATTTTGAGGGGTTTAACGAATCATTAAAGGAGTATTTGGAAGATAAGGAAAATATCAGGGATCTTTTAGCGGCCATAGAAATGATCAAAAGCACGAAAAAACGCGGGAAAAAAATAATCCTGGTCGGGAACGGTGGTTCCTCGGCAATCGCTGAGCACATGGCGATCGACCTGACCAAGAATGCCGGGCTCCGGGCGATGGCGATAAGCGGCACGCCCCAATTAACGACATTCGCAAATGATTATGGCTACGACAAAGTGTACAGCAAAGGGATCGAAGCCTTTGCTGACAAAGGAGATGTGTTGATTGCGATTAGCAGCGGAGGGACCTCCAAGAATATTTTAAATGCTGTTGCAGCGGCCAGGAAAATCGGGTGCGAAGTGATCACTTTTTCGGCTTTTGAAAAAAATAATCCTTTGAGAAAAAAAGGCAATATCAATATTTACCTGAACAGCAAGGCTTACGGTTATGTGGAAATAATCCATAATTTGTTGATCCATTATATTAACGATCAGATCATTGGCGCGGCGGTCTACAAGTTCAGATAA
- a CDS encoding GNAT family N-acetyltransferase codes for MDRIKLRKVKMSDAADLFRWRNDPETRKVNFQSAPVKYKGHLKWLASSLTSRDRLLFMAEDSNGEVIGHVRLDRLGKGIGEFGVLVVPEKRGRGYGPVLIKKALSMRRFPIYLARVKQDNPVSLKTFIRAGFVHVFDYESRGNGRISLLIYKGKL; via the coding sequence ATGGATAGAATAAAATTGAGAAAAGTGAAAATGTCCGACGCCGCCGATTTGTTCCGCTGGCGGAATGACCCGGAAACGCGAAAGGTTAATTTTCAATCAGCTCCGGTAAAATATAAGGGTCATCTGAAATGGTTGGCCTCCTCCCTGACCAGCCGCGACCGTCTTCTTTTTATGGCGGAAGATAGCAACGGGGAAGTTATCGGGCATGTAAGGTTGGACCGCTTGGGCAAGGGGATTGGGGAATTTGGGGTGCTTGTTGTACCCGAAAAAAGAGGCCGGGGCTATGGCCCGGTCCTTATAAAGAAGGCGTTGTCAATGAGGCGGTTTCCCATATATTTGGCCAGGGTTAAGCAGGATAATCCCGTTTCTTTAAAAACTTTTATCCGGGCCGGTTTTGTACACGTTTTTGATTACGAAAGCCGGGGAAACGGACGGATCTCCCTGCTTATATATAAAGGAAAACTATAA
- a CDS encoding WbqC family protein: MNKEKIILTAHQPVYLPWLGLFHKISLADIFVYFDDVQYQTKDWNNRNKIKTNQGDIWLTVPVLNKDHYQLKLKDVMINNELPWARKHFKSIYLTHKKAKYFDKYIGFFEDTYNKKWDKLSDLNEHLLKNIMKFLGIEVKFFKLSEYGFTSSKSELVLEMCQKMGADLYIFGIQGKNYADLEAFKKAGINVYFQDYQHPVYDQLHGKEFSPFLSIIDLLFNHGEDSLRIVQSGNITKGELLKSIV, translated from the coding sequence ATGAATAAAGAAAAGATCATACTTACCGCGCATCAACCGGTATATTTGCCATGGTTGGGTTTATTCCATAAGATTTCCCTGGCGGACATATTCGTTTACTTCGACGACGTTCAATACCAGACCAAAGATTGGAACAATCGGAATAAAATCAAAACTAACCAGGGAGATATCTGGTTGACCGTTCCGGTGTTAAACAAGGACCATTACCAATTGAAGCTGAAGGACGTCATGATTAACAACGAGTTGCCGTGGGCAAGAAAACATTTCAAATCCATATATCTTACGCATAAAAAAGCCAAATATTTCGATAAATATATCGGCTTTTTTGAAGATACCTATAATAAAAAATGGGATAAATTATCCGATTTAAACGAACATTTGTTAAAAAACATCATGAAATTCCTGGGCATTGAAGTCAAGTTTTTTAAGCTTTCCGAATATGGCTTTACTTCCAGCAAATCGGAACTGGTCCTCGAAATGTGCCAAAAAATGGGAGCGGATTTATACATCTTTGGGATCCAGGGAAAGAACTACGCGGACCTGGAGGCGTTTAAAAAAGCCGGGATAAACGTTTATTTCCAGGATTACCAGCATCCGGTTTACGACCAGCTTCACGGGAAAGAGTTCAGCCCGTTCCTCTCAATTATAGATTTGCTCTTTAACCACGGGGAAGATAGTTTGCGAATAGTTCAATCGGGGAACATAACTAAAGGGGAATTGTTAAAAAGTATCGTATGA
- a CDS encoding SDR family oxidoreductase: MIDFRGKNALVTGGDRGIGEAIAKGLLELDCRVTVTSRGEPPAWIKGYPLAEHIKVDFLDVEGMAGFLEKLEQEERLDVLVNNAGIHIPEAVYDLTDGNFDKVLKVNLYAPARIMKVASNKMKKQRSGKIVNVSSMAGIVSKPGSTAYSASKSGLIGLTRASALALAPFNVLVNAICPGHTQTEMVEMVLTAEQKEQFIRNIPFGRFASPEEIANFAVFLCSDLNTYITGQTVVVDGGVTIK; encoded by the coding sequence ATGATCGATTTTAGAGGGAAAAACGCGCTGGTGACCGGTGGGGACCGCGGTATCGGGGAAGCGATCGCGAAGGGACTGCTGGAGCTTGATTGCCGGGTAACGGTCACCAGCAGGGGGGAGCCCCCCGCCTGGATAAAGGGGTACCCCCTGGCCGAGCATATCAAGGTTGATTTTTTGGACGTGGAAGGGATGGCGGGTTTTCTTGAAAAGCTGGAACAAGAAGAACGGTTGGACGTGCTGGTCAATAACGCCGGGATACATATTCCTGAAGCAGTCTATGATCTGACCGATGGGAACTTTGATAAAGTGTTGAAAGTCAATTTATATGCGCCGGCCAGGATTATGAAGGTTGCTTCGAATAAAATGAAAAAACAAAGATCGGGGAAGATCGTTAATGTCAGTTCCATGGCTGGGATTGTTTCAAAGCCCGGCTCCACTGCTTATAGCGCAAGCAAGTCCGGACTGATCGGGCTTACTCGGGCAAGCGCGCTGGCTCTTGCTCCATTCAATGTGCTGGTGAATGCCATTTGTCCCGGGCATACCCAGACTGAAATGGTGGAAATGGTCCTGACCGCCGAGCAAAAAGAACAGTTTATTCGCAATATTCCTTTTGGTCGGTTTGCTAGTCCGGAAGAGATCGCTAATTTCGCGGTTTTTCTTTGCTCCGACCTTAATACTTATATTACCGGCCAAACGGTCGTTGTCGATGGAGGCGTGACGATAAAATGA
- a CDS encoding N-acetylneuraminate synthase family protein, producing the protein MNIENEKDIKIKIGRKEIGTGAPCYIISEIGNNHGANLETAKKMIKASFATGADAVKFQTFKALDIVNPNVPANAYSGWNVSDKFDYWYQFVETLEMPYEWYDELIGYTRSLGLAFISTPASMEAALFLAEKKVDAIKIASMDLNNLPFLREIDKLGLPVILSTGMSRLEEIEEAVQSFKKAPLALLHCVSNYPLKPEEANLLNIKMLRDHFSRPVGFSNHALGYDLDLVAIGLGACIIEKHFTLDRNDPKPAEHHFSMLPEEMKEMVLKIRVIEKALGSRNREVSGKELKNRELIRRSITVLEDIKKGDIIKSESLGFIRPGTGIEPKNINKIIGKKARRAMNAYDLVKWEDLE; encoded by the coding sequence ATGAACATAGAAAACGAGAAAGACATAAAAATAAAAATCGGCCGTAAAGAGATCGGGACCGGAGCGCCTTGCTATATTATTTCTGAAATAGGAAATAATCATGGGGCGAACCTTGAAACGGCCAAAAAAATGATCAAAGCTTCTTTCGCAACGGGTGCGGACGCGGTTAAGTTCCAAACTTTTAAGGCATTGGATATAGTCAATCCAAACGTTCCCGCGAATGCTTACTCCGGCTGGAATGTATCCGATAAATTCGATTACTGGTACCAGTTTGTCGAAACACTGGAAATGCCTTATGAATGGTATGATGAATTAATCGGTTACACAAGGAGCCTGGGCCTGGCCTTTATATCCACTCCGGCCAGTATGGAAGCGGCCTTGTTCCTGGCCGAAAAAAAAGTTGACGCCATAAAAATCGCCTCCATGGACCTGAATAATCTTCCGTTTTTGCGGGAAATTGACAAGCTTGGCTTGCCGGTCATTCTTTCAACCGGCATGTCCCGGCTGGAAGAGATCGAAGAGGCTGTTCAATCGTTTAAAAAAGCCCCGCTAGCCTTACTCCATTGCGTATCGAATTATCCTTTAAAGCCTGAAGAGGCCAATCTTTTAAACATTAAAATGTTAAGGGACCATTTTTCACGGCCTGTTGGCTTTTCAAACCATGCTCTGGGTTACGACCTTGATCTGGTCGCTATAGGTCTAGGCGCCTGTATCATTGAAAAACATTTTACCCTTGATCGAAATGATCCCAAGCCCGCCGAGCATCATTTTTCCATGCTACCGGAAGAGATGAAGGAAATGGTTTTGAAAATACGAGTTATTGAAAAAGCCTTGGGGAGCCGAAACAGGGAAGTAAGCGGGAAAGAGCTAAAAAACCGGGAACTGATAAGAAGAAGCATTACCGTATTGGAAGACATTAAAAAGGGGGACATTATTAAAAGCGAATCCCTAGGATTTATCCGGCCCGGTACGGGGATCGAACCGAAGAATATAAATAAAATAATTGGAAAGAAGGCGCGGAGAGCAATGAATGCCTATGACTTGGTGAAATGGGAAGATTTGGAATAA
- a CDS encoding class I SAM-dependent methyltransferase, translating to MYEGLCVFRKKLIEVMRNNSYLKYQYFRMASFLATNGIGPPLASPAFESCSRWQKQGTKGSNDHPETYIEENNSTIELFKEVLPYLDKNSRILEIGCNVGRSLNYLYKLGYRDLTGIEIGEEAVKLARVAFPDMAQQSKLIVGNAPLELRKFPSRQFDLVFCHSVLVNIHPRYNYVFREMARVSRKFVLTLENEGSFLAYPRDFQKLFERVGLKMVASKIFTGVCERFPVPYRQEDALANNTIRLFVKDETRG from the coding sequence ATGTATGAAGGGTTGTGTGTTTTTCGCAAGAAGTTAATTGAGGTTATGCGAAATAATAGTTATTTGAAGTATCAATATTTCAGAATGGCTTCTTTCTTGGCAACTAACGGCATAGGGCCACCTCTGGCCTCTCCCGCTTTTGAAAGTTGTTCCCGCTGGCAGAAACAAGGCACAAAAGGGAGTAACGACCATCCGGAAACTTATATTGAAGAAAATAATTCCACGATTGAATTGTTTAAAGAAGTACTTCCCTACCTTGATAAAAACAGCCGGATCCTGGAAATCGGCTGTAATGTCGGACGATCATTGAATTATTTATACAAGCTTGGATATAGAGACCTTACCGGCATTGAGATCGGCGAAGAAGCAGTCAAACTAGCCCGGGTAGCTTTTCCTGATATGGCGCAACAGAGTAAATTAATCGTAGGGAATGCCCCGCTGGAACTGCGCAAATTTCCGTCACGACAATTCGATCTGGTTTTTTGCCATTCCGTACTGGTTAATATCCATCCCAGATATAACTATGTATTCAGGGAAATGGCGAGAGTTAGTCGCAAGTTCGTGCTGACGCTTGAAAATGAAGGAAGTTTCCTGGCCTATCCGCGAGATTTCCAAAAATTGTTCGAGAGAGTCGGTTTGAAAATGGTAGCAAGCAAAATATTCACCGGGGTCTGCGAACGGTTTCCCGTTCCTTATAGGCAAGAGGATGCTCTTGCCAACAATACCATTCGCCTCTTTGTAAAGGATGAGACAAGGGGCTAG
- a CDS encoding oligosaccharide flippase family protein, with the protein MAISEKNIKNILIYAAPNFVGYLISVFTMPIMTRLLIPSDYGIIAMAGIFPAIALGVLTFGLSSATQRYYFEYYKDKKKLDALVISAQICLFVMFAFSIVPIYLFKDFIAERIIGSPVYGTAQFVCYLATFLAYMNNFYLLLYQNMQRAKEYAMYILMQMLITSFAGLIYIWFFKMSYMGPLYGSLTASVLVFLTLLFRFNREYVFRYDFGLLWESIKYGLQLVPQSFTGLISRFFDKYMLSSLLSLSAVGIYNIGQNIGQLLFTLMVAVWNSFQPVFFKEVFDNGPGAARSVGRMVTVFSYLTLAPIVLAVLFAKEIIFIMAPPSYSHAVPVIIIIACAYATNVFGCFVGLQYVYTKKTFLLFPLSIFGTIANVGFNLILIPKYGLAGGAASTFLSFLFINGVTTYVGQRLYKFEYEWLLLLLMYFNVFVPAGLLLYLPKINCPLQVIYLIKLVFLALFVFIGHRSNILTRSKFDMLMNMFLKKRNPKLAIKMPNRCNSCGPDNFELE; encoded by the coding sequence ATGGCAATTAGCGAAAAGAACATAAAGAATATTCTTATTTATGCCGCGCCGAATTTTGTCGGGTATCTGATCTCTGTGTTTACCATGCCGATCATGACCCGGCTCCTGATACCGTCCGATTACGGGATCATCGCCATGGCCGGGATCTTTCCTGCCATTGCCCTTGGGGTGCTGACTTTTGGCTTGTCGAGTGCTACACAGAGGTATTATTTTGAATACTATAAGGACAAGAAAAAACTTGACGCGCTGGTGATCTCAGCCCAGATCTGTCTTTTTGTCATGTTCGCGTTTTCAATTGTTCCGATCTATCTGTTCAAGGATTTTATCGCTGAACGGATCATTGGCAGTCCCGTTTACGGCACTGCCCAGTTCGTCTGTTATTTGGCGACATTTTTGGCTTACATGAATAACTTTTACCTGCTACTTTATCAGAACATGCAACGTGCCAAGGAATATGCCATGTATATTCTTATGCAAATGTTGATCACTTCTTTTGCAGGCTTGATCTATATCTGGTTTTTTAAAATGTCCTACATGGGGCCGCTCTATGGCTCTCTGACCGCTTCGGTCTTGGTTTTCCTGACCCTGTTATTCCGGTTCAATCGCGAATATGTTTTTAGATATGATTTCGGGTTGTTATGGGAAAGCATTAAATACGGCTTGCAACTCGTTCCACAATCGTTTACCGGGTTGATCTCCCGTTTTTTTGATAAATACATGCTAAGCAGTTTGCTGTCTCTTTCCGCTGTTGGTATTTACAATATCGGTCAGAATATCGGTCAGCTTTTATTTACTTTAATGGTGGCGGTCTGGAATTCATTCCAGCCGGTGTTTTTTAAGGAGGTATTTGATAACGGGCCCGGCGCCGCCCGGTCGGTCGGCAGGATGGTCACGGTGTTTTCTTATCTCACTTTGGCCCCGATCGTGCTGGCGGTCCTTTTTGCAAAAGAGATCATATTTATCATGGCTCCCCCGAGTTATTCCCACGCTGTCCCGGTGATCATTATTATCGCCTGTGCTTATGCGACCAATGTTTTCGGTTGTTTTGTCGGACTGCAATATGTTTATACCAAAAAGACCTTCCTGCTCTTTCCTCTCTCCATTTTTGGGACGATTGCTAATGTCGGCTTTAACCTTATCTTGATCCCGAAGTACGGACTGGCGGGTGGGGCGGCGTCGACCTTCTTGAGCTTTTTGTTTATTAATGGAGTTACAACCTACGTAGGCCAGAGATTGTATAAGTTCGAGTACGAATGGTTGTTATTATTGCTGATGTATTTTAATGTTTTCGTCCCTGCGGGTCTGTTGCTTTATCTGCCGAAGATCAATTGTCCGCTTCAAGTGATTTATTTGATCAAGCTTGTGTTTCTAGCATTGTTTGTTTTTATCGGCCACCGGAGCAATATCCTGACCAGAAGCAAATTTGATATGCTCATGAATATGTTTCTAAAAAAAAGGAACCCAAAACTTGCGATTAAGATGCCGAACCGGTGTAATTCATGTGGACCGGATAATTTTGAGCTAGAATGA
- a CDS encoding GNAT family N-acetyltransferase, with protein MNNNFAPAVFLTGELVYLRTPDIEKDVISGKWYTWFNDKATTKYLGQGIYPNTIEKQVDFVNSLKNDKTKILLSIIDKASDSHVGVISFNDIDFVNRKASISIVVGEKKYAPGVPLEAMALMIEHGFDRLNLNKIWAGQVVDLWKWVNQLELIGFRIEGYNESSFIRDGKIQDTVWTGVTADRFYEIKGKRGGKLCPDSIGELMKKRSKEDKAAKIKKYIDSLYEQQPC; from the coding sequence ATGAACAATAATTTTGCCCCAGCGGTGTTTTTAACGGGGGAGCTGGTATATTTGAGGACCCCGGACATTGAAAAGGACGTTATCAGTGGCAAATGGTACACTTGGTTTAACGATAAAGCGACGACAAAATATTTGGGCCAGGGGATCTATCCAAATACGATCGAAAAACAAGTGGATTTTGTCAATTCATTGAAAAATGATAAAACAAAAATATTATTGAGCATTATTGATAAAGCGAGCGATAGCCACGTCGGCGTCATTTCATTCAATGATATTGATTTTGTTAATCGAAAAGCTTCGATCTCGATCGTGGTGGGAGAAAAGAAATATGCGCCGGGTGTGCCTTTGGAGGCAATGGCTTTAATGATTGAGCATGGGTTCGATCGGTTGAACTTAAATAAGATTTGGGCGGGCCAAGTTGTTGATTTGTGGAAATGGGTCAATCAATTGGAGCTTATTGGTTTTCGTATCGAAGGTTACAATGAATCTTCGTTTATCAGGGACGGGAAAATTCAAGATACGGTTTGGACGGGAGTGACGGCCGACCGGTTTTATGAAATCAAGGGAAAACGCGGCGGGAAGCTTTGTCCCGATAGCATAGGAGAATTGATGAAGAAAAGAAGCAAAGAAGATAAGGCAGCCAAAATAAAAAAATATATTGATAGTTTGTATGAGCAACAGCCATGCTAG